The following coding sequences are from one Aliarcobacter skirrowii CCUG 10374 window:
- a CDS encoding HNH endonuclease: protein MKCIICRIDENEFKNGNKFSDEHVIPDSIGGYYHIFSVCKECNSGLGNNVDNKLVNHYLADLLRYELKIRGKKGNIPNPFEGTHILMDHEDTKVRINLNSEGKLNTYLIPKVCTEDISNGTNIKIQLDYADKNKLKKILSDIKKRKNIGFDIDKILAEQTNEIISFQPLIKMERTFNTIDFKIALLKIAYEFAVDTIKDYFSDEIAVEISRNLYNICKGHKIDYEKIDKFFIGDGILSKDLMKMFEDIVDLNKERHILVLNCIPNIGMVCIVSLYKLFTIAVKLTDRFYFHNNIFFLFNNLNKKNYEKLDIFQLFKSISGKEEVKFLYHFKNKLEYDKCCKLGKINEELFCINKQIVFFDMNYIIKYKDIEEIFFKYAKDIVFNYYKNTLTMELFLKEEIYVKFLSNNLYVKLEAINLYKEIIRKY from the coding sequence ATGAAATGTATAATATGTAGAATAGATGAAAATGAATTTAAAAATGGCAATAAGTTTTCAGATGAACATGTAATACCAGATTCTATAGGTGGGTATTATCACATTTTTTCTGTTTGCAAAGAATGTAATTCAGGATTAGGTAATAATGTAGATAACAAGTTAGTAAATCATTATTTAGCTGATTTATTAAGATATGAATTAAAAATAAGAGGTAAAAAGGGTAATATACCAAATCCATTTGAAGGTACTCATATACTAATGGATCATGAGGATACAAAGGTTAGAATAAATCTAAATTCTGAAGGTAAACTGAATACATATCTAATTCCAAAGGTATGTACAGAAGATATTTCAAATGGAACAAATATTAAAATACAACTAGATTATGCAGATAAGAATAAACTAAAAAAAATACTATCTGATATTAAAAAAAGAAAAAATATTGGGTTTGATATTGATAAAATATTAGCTGAACAAACAAATGAAATTATAAGTTTTCAACCTTTAATTAAAATGGAAAGAACTTTTAATACTATAGACTTTAAAATTGCTTTACTAAAAATTGCTTATGAGTTTGCAGTAGATACAATTAAAGATTATTTTAGTGATGAAATAGCTGTAGAAATATCAAGAAATTTATACAATATATGCAAAGGACATAAAATTGACTATGAAAAAATTGATAAATTTTTTATAGGAGATGGTATCTTAAGTAAAGATTTGATGAAAATGTTTGAAGACATAGTGGATTTAAATAAGGAAAGACATATTTTAGTATTAAATTGTATTCCTAATATAGGAATGGTTTGTATTGTATCATTATATAAACTTTTTACAATAGCTGTTAAATTAACTGATAGGTTTTATTTTCATAATAACATATTTTTTTTATTTAATAATTTAAATAAAAAAAATTATGAAAAACTAGATATATTTCAATTATTTAAAAGTATTTCAGGAAAAGAAGAAGTTAAATTTTTATATCATTTTAAAAATAAATTGGAATATGATAAATGTTGTAAATTAGGAAAAATAAATGAAGAACTTTTTTGTATTAATAAACAAATTGTATTTTTTGATATGAATTATATTATTAAATATAAAGATATTGAAGAAATATTTTTTAAATATGCAAAAGATATAGTATTTAATTACTATAAAAATACATTAACAATGGAATTATTTTTAAAAGAAGAAATATATGTAAAGTTTTTATCAAATAATTTATATGTTAAATTAGAAGCGATTAATCTATATAAAGAAATTATACGCAAATATTAA
- a CDS encoding tyrosine-type recombinase/integrase, translating into MAIPKTTKTIYPGIRFYQDSIKGKVFVATFTINSKKYRKIIGYENDEFKTNAKIAFLKKEELKNDILNNNYIKKDLTFKELFKIYIEHLENSKSVSSRTILTKQSNYKTHFKPVFDNLYINNIQAFQIQNLANTLLKSKAPKTVDNLLADLSAIFKYAMKNKYITNNPVLLVDKPKYDNLRDYPLNIDESKRLFRAIIDFKEPLYKEIFTFLLHGRRKDEVLSLTWDMIDLEKRVYYIGFEINKAKKNMSYEITDELYEILSNKEDKTGYVFKSLVTGDKVKNLRWAWKRILEAAEITKPIRIHDLRHLIGEISLNETDNSMEVVAAILGHSSTRPTRRYAKVQQKVAAQGLKKVFDTLK; encoded by the coding sequence TTGGCAATACCAAAAACTACAAAAACAATTTATCCAGGAATAAGATTTTATCAAGATAGTATTAAAGGTAAAGTATTTGTTGCTACTTTTACAATCAATAGCAAGAAGTATAGAAAAATTATTGGCTATGAGAATGATGAATTTAAAACAAATGCAAAAATTGCATTTTTAAAAAAAGAAGAGTTAAAAAATGATATTTTAAATAACAACTATATAAAAAAAGATTTAACTTTTAAAGAGCTATTTAAAATATATATAGAACATTTAGAAAATTCTAAATCAGTATCTAGTAGAACAATTTTAACAAAACAAAGCAATTATAAAACTCATTTTAAACCTGTGTTTGATAATTTATATATTAATAATATACAAGCTTTTCAGATTCAAAATTTAGCTAATACTTTATTAAAATCAAAAGCTCCAAAAACTGTTGATAATTTATTAGCTGACCTATCTGCTATTTTTAAATATGCCATGAAAAATAAATATATAACTAATAATCCAGTTTTATTAGTAGATAAACCAAAATATGACAATTTAAGAGATTATCCATTAAACATAGATGAATCAAAAAGATTATTTAGAGCTATTATAGATTTTAAAGAACCATTATACAAAGAGATATTTACATTTTTACTTCATGGTAGAAGAAAAGATGAAGTTCTTAGTTTAACTTGGGATATGATTGATTTAGAGAAAAGAGTTTATTACATTGGATTTGAGATTAACAAAGCTAAAAAAAATATGAGTTATGAGATTACAGATGAACTGTATGAAATTTTATCAAATAAAGAAGATAAAACTGGTTATGTTTTTAAATCTTTAGTAACTGGAGATAAAGTTAAAAATCTAAGATGGGCTTGGAAAAGAATATTGGAAGCTGCTGAAATTACAAAACCTATAAGAATACATGATTTAAGACATTTAATTGGTGAAATATCATTAAATGAAACAGATAATAGTATGGAAGTAGTTGCTGCTATTTTAGGACATAGTTCTACTCGCCCTACTCGTAGATATGCAAAAGTTCAACAAAAAGTAGCAGCTCAAGGATTGAAAAAAGTTTTTGATACTTTGAAGTAA
- a CDS encoding SprT-like domain-containing protein, whose amino-acid sequence MQKDKSTTLEYYEYFQEIYNIFNKELFSNELPNCIITITRQKRVMGYFSPNRWINSKGKQNHELALNPSYFSSSNFIEIFQTIVHEMVHLWQYEFGTPSQRSYHNKEWADKMESLGLVPSSTGVPGGKKTGQKMNDYPLKNGIFEKVCIDIFKQGLFLKWFDRYSNKSTFIINDEELDEEDIKEMIDTNNEEEILTSLYTTIGDIVKDTLHIEEVALEESKNKSKYCCECGCSVWGKKNLDITCNLCGSDFEYIENIN is encoded by the coding sequence ATGCAAAAAGATAAATCTACAACTTTAGAATATTATGAATACTTTCAAGAGATATATAATATTTTTAATAAAGAACTTTTTTCAAATGAGCTTCCAAATTGTATTATTACTATCACAAGGCAAAAAAGAGTAATGGGATATTTTAGTCCAAATAGATGGATTAATAGTAAAGGTAAACAAAATCACGAATTAGCATTAAATCCTTCATATTTCTCAAGCTCTAACTTTATAGAAATATTTCAAACAATTGTTCATGAAATGGTTCATCTTTGGCAATATGAATTTGGTACTCCTTCACAAAGAAGTTATCACAATAAAGAGTGGGCTGACAAAATGGAAAGCTTAGGATTAGTTCCTAGTTCAACTGGAGTTCCTGGTGGAAAAAAAACTGGTCAAAAGATGAATGATTATCCTCTAAAAAATGGAATATTTGAAAAAGTATGTATTGATATTTTTAAACAAGGACTATTTTTAAAGTGGTTTGATAGATATTCAAATAAATCTACTTTTATAATAAATGATGAAGAGCTTGATGAAGAAGATATAAAAGAGATGATTGATACGAACAATGAAGAAGAGATATTAACATCTTTATATACAACTATTGGAGATATCGTAAAGGATACTTTACATATTGAAGAAGTTGCCCTGGAAGAGAGTAAAAATAAAAGTAAATATTGTTGCGAATGTGGTTGTAGTGTTTGGGGTAAAAAGAATTTAGATATTACTTGTAATTTGTGTGGAAGTGATTTTGAGTATATTGAAAATATTAATTAA